The genomic region CCGATGGTGATGTCCTCAGAGTGGTGGGGTGAGGTCATGTCATGCCCTACCACACGACAGTGCGCCCAGAGTTATCGAGATATCTTTCTCCCATTGTATAAAGCTTGCCCTCCTCTCTCGAGAGCCCATCTACTTACAAAAAAGACGAAGcgtccaaaaaaaaaatgatcGCCGCAGTAATGGGGAGCTATGTAATtatcacccccccccctgaTTACGTTCCATGTATCTTGTTCCCCCCATGTCATCATGAACTGCAAAAGAAATCCCGAGAACAAAgctggaaagaagaaaacgaCCTCAAATTGCCACCCACCTCAAAAGTAAACACAAGTGAAATCTTCGTGTTAGCTTGCCTCCCCTAGCTTTCATCATTATCGTGCCCATGattcccctttcccccagaTCCCCCCGCTTTTTGATGACCATTAAAAGGCGAGAAAACAACGCGCCTTGCccgaagaaaagaaaaagaattaaCAATGTAGAGGCGGTCAGGGTTCGTGAAAAAGATGGTCTGGTAGAGATGAGTTGCCGGTTAGGCTGGCGGTGGAAGGCGGTTAGAGAAGGCAGAAGATGCCGACGACTCCGACCAAAAGGGCGGAGGCCACTTGCAATCTGCCGGCAGAGTTGACGCCCGGAGCTCTAGTGGGGACGACGGCTGGCTCTGTGGGAACAACGCCCGGGGTTTGGAGGGTCTCGTTGCTCGTTGGCGGGAGAGGGCCACCAGCCGCAGAAGGCGTGGGAGCGGGCTTCTGCGTAACTTGGATCTGTCCATCCGAGAACTGAGAGACAGGTGGGATGTTGACAGATGCGGCCGAAGAGGGAGGAACCGTCAGTGCCGCGCAGGGCGTGGTATGGCCCTGAATCTGGCCTGTTTGATGGGATTAGTGTTTGTCAACAGAGCAAAGAGTAGCGGAGCAACTTACCATCACCGATTTGGCAAATCGGGATTGGCACAGTGGTCGTGACAACCTGAGGCTGCCCATCCGCCAAGGGGATCAccacggtggtggtggccatctCGGTGCCGACTGTGCGTTGGCCATTGTCGAcagcaccggcaccaccgcaGGGCAACACCAGAATCTCAACTGGAGAGCATTGCTCGGCCCAGTAACGATCATACAGGTTGTAAAAGTTGCCAGAGCGGCACTGGTACCAAACAGCGGAGTCACCCAAAGCCAAGGAGCCGTTGG from Podospora bellae-mahoneyi strain CBS 112042 chromosome 4, whole genome shotgun sequence harbors:
- a CDS encoding hypothetical protein (EggNog:ENOG503P2I8; COG:S) gives rise to the protein MKFHVITLLTAILGPAVVAAQGVTEKIAPTATAAAGCEPTFDGKFEIAVVDAGSVQKRDFIEHKKRTACTGNGVLLAELNDGVITDSAGRTGYIASNYQFQFDDPPQAGAIYTAGFSHCPNGSLALGDSAVWYQCRSGNFYNLYDRYWAEQCSPVEILVLPCGGAGAVDNGQRTVGTEMATTTVVIPLADGQPQVVTTTVPIPICQIGDGQIQGHTTPCAALTVPPSSAASVNIPPVSQFSDGQIQVTQKPAPTPSAAGGPLPPTSNETLQTPGVVPTEPAVVPTRAPGVNSAGRLQVASALLVGVVGIFCLL